One Rosa chinensis cultivar Old Blush chromosome 3, RchiOBHm-V2, whole genome shotgun sequence DNA window includes the following coding sequences:
- the LOC112192032 gene encoding uncharacterized protein LOC112192032, translating into MAAADQESSVEARMNSITETRKFAVQVHHNRANYYRSSSGVDILPIRFKWGKITVNYNPSIQGYDCEPPDIISRRTLKLRFSRERASGSAKITERRLAKYRRVIARSPTEMDKLQMKLARFLRGPVGIPEDKHPFIIVHILDMIELADPDKIIDVHLMDMTVRATGEFAHLNVEDSYYRLMLIPASEAFIQGLQQVRLVEHDSLEMLGLETSCAVCLDAFADTKEITIARLPCLHYYHHHCIVEWLRINHVCPICRHPNAPIRCPGSSRARRISMLLSDTEICLA; encoded by the exons ATGGCCGCCGCTGACCAAGAATCCAGTGTTGAAGCAAGGATGAACAGCATCACCGAAACACGAAAGTTTGCAGTCCAAGTTCATCACAATAGAGCAAACTACTACCGCAGCAGTTCCGGCGTGGACATACTTCCGATCAGATTCAAATGGGGCAAGATAACTGTAAACTACAATCCAAGTATCCAAGGTTATGATTGTGAACCTCCAGATATTATATCCAGACGTACTCTTAAGCTGCGGTTCTCGAGGGAGAGGGCGAGTGGGAGTGCAAAGATAACGGAGAGGAGGTTGGCCAAGTACAGAAGGGTCATAGCTAGGTCTCCGACGGAAATGGACAAGTTACAGATGAAGCTGGCTAGGTTTCTGCGCGGCCCTGTGGGTATTCCCGAAGATAAGCACCCGTTTATTATTGTACATATATTGGATATGATTGAATTAGCCGACCCAGATAAAATTATCGATGTGCACTTGATGGACATGACTGTTAGAGCTACGGGGGAATTCGCGCACTTAAACGTGGAAGACAGTTACTACAGGCTCATGCTTATTCCGGCATCCGAAGCATTCATTCAGGGTTTGCAGCAAGTGAGACTCGTTGAGCATGACAGTTTGGAAATGCTTGGTCTGGAGACATCGTGCGCTGTTTGTCTGGATGCCTTTGCGGACACAAAAGAGATCACCATCGCTCGCTTGCCCTGCTTACattattatcatcatcattGCATTGTCGAGTGGCTCAGGATCAATCACGTCTGCCCCATTTGCCGGCACCCTAATGCCCCGATTAGATGCCCGGGGTCATCAAG GGCCAGAAGAATCAGTATGTTATTGAGTGACACAGAAATTTGCCTTGCCTGA
- the LOC112192024 gene encoding wiskott-Aldrich syndrome protein homolog 1 isoform X4: MQSTRTPMPVMDPRRLDLLADMAAKPKHDRRSRCVSASVRSSGLCTSVRSSGLAASVRSSRASGSRDSGSRASLPSGSRDSRASLPSGSRDSRASLPSGSRDSRASLPSGSRDSRASLPSGSRTSGSASRASGSGSRASSSRAIPLTKAADQTFVEVSGSRASGSGSAISPIKAAGQTVLEVSGSRASGSGSRASSSRAISPIKAAGQTVLEVEVAAPPVAAPVAAPPVAAPVAAPPVAAPVAAPPVAAPVAAPPVAAPVAAPPVAAPPVAAPLVAAVAAPPAAYDPLALSLETTGLPLQIALSRGHFFHSWLSLKISGCHF; the protein is encoded by the exons ATGCAAAGCACAAGAACACCAATGCCTGTG ATGGATCCTCGTCGCCTTGATCTTCTAGCAGATATGGCGGCTAAGCCAAAGCATGACCGTCGCTCGCGCTGTGTCTCCGCCTCGGTCAGGTCTTCAGGCCTCTGCACCTCGGTCAGATCTTCAGGACTCGCCGCCTCTGTCAGGTCTTCACGCGCCTCAGGATCACGCGACTCAGGATCACGCGCCTCACTGCCATCTGGATCACGGGACTCACGCGCCTCACTGCCATCTGGATCACGTGACTCACGCGCCTCACTGCCATCTGGATCACGGGACTCACGCGCCTCACTGCCATCTGGATCACGTGACTCACGCGCCTCACTGCCATCTGGATCACGCACCTCGGGATCGGCATCACGCGCCTCTGGGTCTGGATCACGCGCCTCTTCTTCACGCGCCATCCCTCTGACTAAGGCTGCGGACCAAACTTTTGTTGAG GTATCTGGATCACGCGCCTCAGGATCTGGATCAGCCATCTCTCCGATTAAGGCTGCGGGCCAAACTGTTCTTGAG GTATCTGGATCACGCGCCTCAGGATCTGGATCACGCGCCTCTTCTTCACGCGCCATCTCTCCGATTAAGGCTGCGGGCCAAACTGTTCTTGAG GTTGAGGTTGCCGCTCCTCCGGTTGCCGCTCCGGTTGCCGCTCCTCCGGTTGCCGCTCCGGTTGCCGCTCCTCCGGTTGCCGCTCCGGTTGCCGCCCCTCCTGTTGCCGCTCCGGTTGCCGCCCCTCCGGTTGCCGCTCCGGTTGCCGCCCCTCCGGTTGCCGCGCCTCCGGTTGCCGCCCCTCTGGTTGCCGCGGTTGCCGCCCCTCCGGCCGCATATGATCCTCTCGCTCTctcactagagacaactggg CTTCCACTTCAGATTGCACTGTCCCGGGGGCACTTTTTTCACAGCTGGTTGTCGCTGAAGATTTCCGGCTGTCATTTCTGA